From the Huiozyma naganishii CBS 8797 chromosome 13, complete genome genome, the window GTGGGGACCCGAGGGACACGCTGCTGTGTGCCTGTACGCTCTTTGAAGGCGTGTCGGCTGATGATGAGATCAACCGGTACATTACGTGGGAAAGGGCGTCGAAGACCGCTGATGCAGCAAAGAGTAGTCAAGAGGTGAAAGCTGACGGTGACAGTGACGGAGACGATACATCCGTGTCTCTGGAGCGGTCCCCCGGGGACCTCTTTGTTGGGTTGAAATTGCACATCCTGTTTGAGCTGGTCACTGCTGCTTTGAAGCGGATTAAGACGCTATACCCGTCCAAATACCTTGGTATGACTGTCTTTGCGATAGAGAAGGCAATCACCAAGAACTCGGGTCTCTTGCAGGATCCTAGTATTATCCTGCGCCGTGGGTATTCCTTCTGCCGGAACTACGAGCCGACGGCACCGCCAAGGGAAGTTATACTGACTAACGACGCCAAGTTGACAGAGGATGAGTTGCACAGCACCATCGAGAACGAGTTGGAGTTACAAAGGAGGCTGTTGAGGAGGTTGTGTACGAGTACCGTCGGCGAAGGGTTGAAGTCTACAACGGATAGGAGCGAGGTGAAGTATTATTACAAGCTTTGCAAGAAGCGAGAGCCCCGGGCGCCCTTCTACGAGCTTCTTGTCGACGTGAAGTCCCGCCTGTACGATCTGGCGAACTCGTTCgatatctctttgaaggatgagtTAGTGAACTGTATAGCGGAGTCGAAGAAAGTGTACGGTGCCGTGCCGCAGGTCTCTGCCGTGCGGAGCAAAGAGGCTCGGAAGCTGATCGAGAAGCAAGTCTTGAAGTTGTCCCTGTCGCATCAATTGCAACGGATGACGAAGGACTTGAGTATGCAATTGAACATGCGAGGAATTGTGGCTCTGTCGAGCATCTTCTACCTTGTCGAGGACGAGCACTTGTACCCGGAGATGCACCTGAGCGACGCGGTGTACTTGTACCTATGGTTCGTCTCCCCAGCGTTGCTATCCAAGGCTAACGAAAACCTTTCCGTGGAGGGCGCGATCCGGTACTTCATGTGGGTATCTGTGACGCAGCATTCGTGTTCGGAGTTGCGCGAGGACTTGTACCATGTGTCTGGGATTGTTCTAGCTGCCTTTTTCCGGTGTCTTCTGCTGAGGTGCTGTGCGGAGAGGTCTGCGATGTCACGGTCTCTCGGGTTTACTCTGTTGACGCGACTTCTGTGCTCGTGCCCTGAGAAGGTATCGTTTGCTTTCATAGTGGACACTTTACAGTCCTTCCCCTACATGCAAGGTAGAACTTTTCTCCTGGGTGTGTTGCGAGATATGTTCCTTACTGCGTTACCTTCTGGGAGTTTCAGTCGTGAAGACAAGAGCGAAACTGTGGTACAGGACAAATCCGTGAACCAGGACGATCTCTCTGCGAAGTTATCCCAGTTGGAAATTGGCATTGGGTGCAGTACATTCATGAATCTCACTAGAGAAAGGATGGACGTGCTGACCGATTTAATGGTTGACTCTGTGGATGCACTTTCGCAAGCTAGTGACCCTCAAATCAGTTTTGTAGAGCACTTCCCCGACTTCATCACCCCGTTACAAGGGCAATGGGACCCTTCACTGTTTGAACGGGTTATTGCGAAGCTGCGAGAGTTGACCGACCACAGGACAATCCAAGATAAACTGGATAAACTTGAATAGATGCCGGTGTATGTATGTgttgtgtgtatatatagcTGTTTTTACTTGCGTATCCCTCCCTTCTTCATGGTCCCATTGATCCTTTCGAAGGATGCTACCTGTCCCTTCGCAATAAGAGGGCCAAAGTACACGAAGAACCCGTCCTTCGTCGCTGCACGTTGCTCCTCCCAAAGTAATTCCGTGTCATCGATGAAGGGATCCTCCATGTCGTACTTCCCGATGAGCGATTTGCCCTTCATTGGATgcgacttcttctttggtggtTCGTCCGTGCTTGCCGGGGCagtagtggtagtagtagtgACCAGTTGTTCCCTCTTGGctctcttctcttgttcGAGGGCCCGCTGTGTCTCCTCTGGGGGTCGTCCAGCGGTGTCGTTCAACAGCTTTGCGACATTGACCACGACGGTCCCGTTCTCGTCGAGGTACTCGTTGCCATCGGCAGGGTACAGTGGCACGTCCAGCACGACTGCTGGCCCCTGCGAGTTGCCCGTGAGTTCCTTCGAGTGGACCGCAGCGGGTGTCACTGGTGGTGGATCCAGAAGTCTCGGGGCAGGTGGAGCTGGcgtagcagcagcagtagcagcagcaggcgTGACAGTCGACTGCGgcgccttcttcttcgacgaCGACAGCGACCTGCACTTCTTCGCCTTCTGCGGTTGCTTCGCCGTCGCCTCAACGCTGCTCTGCGACCGTTCGAGGACCTCCGGCTGCTGTGCCAGCAACGACGAGATCTTGACCTGCTTcacctgctgctgctgctgctgctgagaAACAGGCGGCGACTGCGACGGCGACTGCGTCCTGTTGTGAGCGAGTTCCTCTGCGATGCTCAACGCTTTGCCCTGGTGGTCCATCCTTGTTGTTCGTGGCTTGTTGGTGTCGTTGCAGTGGTCAGTTTGACGTTAAAGACAAGTTCGTTGTTACATATACGGTACATAGTTGGCTAAAAGGGTCCTCTGTTCTTGTTACTTCGGGTGCTGATCCCCGGTGAGTGGTTCACACGACGCTTCCGCGCTCTCTTCTGGCCGTCTGCGGATCTACCTCTGTGCTGTCGATGGTCATGCGGACGAAGAGGTTGATGATGTCCGTGAGGGACACGACACCGATGAGTTTGCCCGAGCGGTACTCCTTCTCGAAGAGGTTGGGCGACGTTGCTCCTGCGGTCGCCGAGTGGATACTCCCCGGTCCCGTTGCCGTAGTGGTGCCCGCTGTCGTAGCGGTTCCGTTCTCTTGTGCTTCCCCCGCGCCTTGGAACATCAGCTGTGACGTCGCAGAGGAGAGCGAGTTCCCCGTCGTCTGCGCGCTGAGGGCTCCCTCTGGTGGTTGCACGATCCAGAGTCTGTGGGACCTAGTAGCGACCAACTTGGCCAGAGTTCTCCCCAGGGACGAAGTAGGGTACACGTGGAACACTGGGAAGGAGTCCTTCCCCGTCTCGAGTCCCCTAGAGTTGAGGATCACGGAGATGAAGTGGCGGCAAGTCTTGTGGAGGAGAGGGTACTGCGAGGTCCGAGTGACGTGCTTGACATCGGCGACGGAGATGTTCCCCAGCAGGTTATGCTGGTTGTCGATAACTGCGATCGACGAGATCCGCTCGATGTGCATCTTGTACAGTCCCATGACCAAGGGTTCCTCCCCGTTAATAGAGATGACTCTCGATTGGCGAGAGGTCGGTTGGTAGAACTCCGAGTTCAAGACACCAACTTGCAAGTCCTGCAAAGTGTAATTGAACAGACGCTCCAGCGAACGGAACTGCGCTGCGTGGTCCCACAGGTACTTGACGAGTCTTCGCTGCGAGAGGATCCCCTTAACGATAGTCATCTCGTCGTTTGTGATTGCAACGCGGTGCACCCCAGACCCCAAAATCTTCATCACGCTCGTCAAAGATTGCGATTCTCTCAACTTGTAAAACGGGTTCTTCGGGGTCAACTTAACAATCTCCCCCACGGGCACGGGCTTCCCATTCTGACAGTCCTCCGTCACCGCATGGTTGTTCACTtgaattttgttcaaaacgaGAAGCAGGTACGAGTTCAAGTCGTTGTAGTCGAACGTCAGACACTCCATGTCCCCCGGGTACGCCTCCACGGGGATAGAGTTCAAATGGTTCTTCACTAGAGTGTTGAAtgcttcttcaacggaAACGGCCCCTGGAACGAATACAAGCTTGTTCTGCTCGATCAGAGTCACCAGCGAGACCTCCGCCCAGTGCGGGTCGCACGCAGTATCCTGCAGTGTGTCCTTCGCAGCAAGAGACATGTCGTGCAAAACTGTAGACGCCATCCTTacccttcttcttcttgttcttgttgtggTGAGTCTCCCCAAACAGTTCGtcgttttgttcaaaatgTTTTGCGCTGCTTTTATACCAGACGTTGAG encodes:
- the YBP1 gene encoding Ybp1p (similar to Saccharomyces cerevisiae YBP1 (YBR216C) and YBP2 (YGL060W); ancestral locus Anc_6.112), with amino-acid sequence MESDGSGPVDLDAAFATGVEDPVSLLTLLELSIEQSSAGDSGEEQQEFLRKLLQLLEDHPKVTAVISWDLPNQLMKFLVPRNVALHKNLRSIPIVSPLMRCFLVVAVSGDPRDTLLCACTLFEGVSADDEINRYITWERASKTADAAKSSQEVKADGDSDGDDTSVSLERSPGDLFVGLKLHILFELVTAALKRIKTLYPSKYLGMTVFAIEKAITKNSGLLQDPSIILRRGYSFCRNYEPTAPPREVILTNDAKLTEDELHSTIENELELQRRLLRRLCTSTVGEGLKSTTDRSEVKYYYKLCKKREPRAPFYELLVDVKSRLYDLANSFDISLKDELVNCIAESKKVYGAVPQVSAVRSKEARKLIEKQVLKLSLSHQLQRMTKDLSMQLNMRGIVALSSIFYLVEDEHLYPEMHLSDAVYLYLWFVSPALLSKANENLSVEGAIRYFMWVSVTQHSCSELREDLYHVSGIVLAAFFRCLLLRCCAERSAMSRSLGFTLLTRLLCSCPEKVSFAFIVDTLQSFPYMQGRTFLLGVLRDMFLTALPSGSFSREDKSETVVQDKSVNQDDLSAKLSQLEIGIGCSTFMNLTRERMDVLTDLMVDSVDALSQASDPQISFVEHFPDFITPLQGQWDPSLFERVIAKLRELTDHRTIQDKLDKLE
- the HPC2 gene encoding Hpc2p (similar to Saccharomyces cerevisiae HPC2 (YBR215W); ancestral locus Anc_6.111), with amino-acid sequence MDHQGKALSIAEELAHNRTQSPSQSPPVSQQQQQQQVKQVKISSLLAQQPEVLERSQSSVEATAKQPQKAKKCRSLSSSKKKAPQSTVTPAAATAAATPAPPAPRLLDPPPVTPAAVHSKELTGNSQGPAVVLDVPLYPADGNEYLDENGTVVVNVAKLLNDTAGRPPEETQRALEQEKRAKREQLVTTTTTTAPASTDEPPKKKSHPMKGKSLIGKYDMEDPFIDDTELLWEEQRAATKDGFFVYFGPLIAKGQVASFERINGTMKKGGIRK
- the SDS24 gene encoding Sds24p (similar to Saccharomyces cerevisiae SDS24 (YBR214W) and SDS23 (YGL056C); ancestral locus Anc_6.107); translated protein: MASTVLHDMSLAAKDTLQDTACDPHWAEVSLVTLIEQNKLVFVPGAVSVEEAFNTLVKNHLNSIPVEAYPGDMECLTFDYNDLNSYLLLVLNKIQVNNHAVTEDCQNGKPVPVGEIVKLTPKNPFYKLRESQSLTSVMKILGSGVHRVAITNDEMTIVKGILSQRRLVKYLWDHAAQFRSLERLFNYTLQDLQVGVLNSEFYQPTSRQSRVISINGEEPLVMGLYKMHIERISSIAVIDNQHNLLGNISVADVKHVTRTSQYPLLHKTCRHFISVILNSRGLETGKDSFPVFHVYPTSSLGRTLAKLVATRSHRLWIVQPPEGALSAQTTGNSLSSATSQLMFQGAGEAQENGTATTAGTTTATGPGSIHSATAGATSPNLFEKEYRSGKLIGVVSLTDIINLFVRMTIDSTEVDPQTARRERGSVV